In Mytilus edulis chromosome 4, xbMytEdul2.2, whole genome shotgun sequence, the following proteins share a genomic window:
- the LOC139519323 gene encoding uncharacterized protein, with protein sequence MAKRPNPSTSSSEEIVGYLHDISPIKTSKNNTRYFNATLQNRDEFHRLVCFSPDKLSAFTNAEKMKSPLKLTNIAMVPSVSETGKIDIKVSRFSNLNIVDKLPFKRRKLDFDDNVSNLDELKISHQTVSVSAKVTGVYAEQETVDVYGTSKEKKEFVIADSTSAMPLVLWNEQIDCVQRNECYNFKNVSTRIFQDNIKLSATTRTVIKHIPPMENITTNLLHIKLPTTVIGNIHQVLLNKTYKCGSCSKNVMENDMGKITTKCTSCSMKQRNESLKLMTICKLNVVDDSDSSLSTKLTIFDTELKSFLHTIHKEDLVNQTDDFEDFMLTLPKIRVTHANNIVTSICIQED encoded by the exons ATGGCTAAGCGTCCTAATCCATCTACATCTTCATCAGAGGAAATTGTTGGTTATTTGCATGACATTTCGCCGATAAAGACaagtaaaaataatacaagatattTCAACGCAACCCTACAGAACAGAGATGAATTTCATAGACTTGTGTGTTTCTCGCCGGACAAGCTGAGTGCTTTCACAAATGCAGAGAAAATGAAATCTCCGCTAAAACTTACCAACATAGCCATGGTTCCATCTGTATCTGAAACTGGGAAAATAGACATTAAAGTCTCTAGATTTTCGAACCTGAACATCGTGGACAAGCTTCCATTCAAAAGACGAAAGTTAGATTTCGACGACAATGTTTCAAATCTGGATGAGTTAAAGATATCACATCAAACG GTCTCTGTTTCTGCTAAGGTTACGGGTGTGTATGCTGAACAAGAAACAGTTGATGTTTATGGAACTTCGAAAGAAAAGAAGGAATTTGTTATTGCAGATAGCACTTCAGCCATGCCATTGGTGCTATGGAATGAGCAAATTGATTGTGTTCAAAGAAATGAATGCTATAATTTCAAAAATGTGTCTACCAGAATTTTTCAAGACAATATAAAACTATCAGCGACAACAAGGACAGTTATAAAGCATATTCCACCTAtggaaaatataacaacaaacctgCTTCATATCAAATTACCGACAACAGTTATTGGAAACATCCATCAAGTTTTACTCAATAAAACCTACAAGTGCGGATCATGCTCAAAAAATGTAATGGAGAATGACATGGGTAAAATCACAACCAAATGTACTTCATGTTCTATGAAGCAAAGAAATGAATCATTAAAACTGATGACTATTTGCAAATTAAATGTAGTAGATGATTCTGACAGCAGTCTATCAACTAAACTGACCATTTTTGATACcgagttgaaatcattccttcacACTATACATAAAGAAGACCTCGTAAATCAGACAGATGACTTTGAAGACTTCATGTTGACCCTACCAAAAATTAGAGTGACACATGCTAATAATATAGTTACTAGCATCTGCATCCAGGAAGACTAA
- the LOC139519322 gene encoding uncharacterized protein, with protein sequence MVGNKMFSLLETRLKKIKGSNCSFGGVSIITIGDFFQLQPVFDSWIFNDLSKGLTALAPNYWKILFSFHELTEIMRQKDDLEFAQLLNRLRQNQLTENDFAVLSTRTVSSSDPTYRTNATHLFVENALVDNFNLQYISKLCSQKVRVKAVDTVCGDLPASVKTKLLSSLPEKQSETANLAKEVVLAIGMKYDLTANIEVIDGLTNGSTCELKLIECKTTSLRPSIIWVKFEDAKIGANNRRKYSHLYGKDIEKKWTPMFDIKRSFSFKYKTFERIQFPLRPAAGKTIHKSQGDTLHEVVVSLKSKRKGKIPHIHYVALSRVTSLSGLQILDLNQGAIAVAECVRQELHRLRTDATLQLCFKPLYNLSSNYFKVVFNNSRSLHAHFDDLKSDPNILDADVIGIAESRLISTDVNEDFYVPGFEPPVRLDQKQTNLNTRPPHGLVLYYRTDCVLHNTFTYSTPTLEFIIADIISSSKGLFQVIFVYKAPNCKLQQLKDIFLAHLLPDVYLRHPKIIIMGDFNIDLNIGNTSFLKFMRDTFCCSQIVSKATTSYGTLLDLIFLNFDSKIHFESDVLNCFWSDHKVIYVAIETQ encoded by the coding sequence ATGGTTGGTAACAAAATGTTCTCTTTGCTTGAGACACGGCTGAAAAAAATCAAGGGTAGTAACTGTTCATTTGGTGGCGTGAGTATCATAACTATTGGTGACTTTTTCCAACTCCAACCTGTATTTGACAGTTGGATTTTCAATGATCTTAGCAAAGGTTTAACAGCATTAGCACCTAATTACtggaaaatattattttcttttcatgaaCTCACTGAAATAATGAGACAAAAAGATGATTTAGAATTTGCTCAGTTACTAAATAGGTTGAGACAAAATCAGCTAACTGAAAATGACTTTGCAGTTTTAAGTACCAGAACTGTTTCAAGTAGTGATCCAACATACAGAACTAATGCTACTCATTTGTTTGTTGAAAATGCTTTAGTGGATAATTTCAATTTGCAATACATATCTAAATTATGCTCACAAAAGGTTAGAGTTAAAGCAGTTGACACAGTTTGCGGGGATTTACCAGCATCTGTAAAAACAAAGTTACTTAGTTCTTTACCAGAAAAACAGTCTGAAACAGCCAATCTTGCAAAAGAAGTAGTATTAGCTATTGGAATGAAATATGATCTTACAGCTAATATTGAAGTCATTGATGGTCTCACAAATGGTTCAACTTGTGAACTTAAATTGATTGAGTGCAAAACTACATCTTTAAGACCAAGTATCATATGGGTTAAGTTTGAGGATGCCAAAATTGGTGCTAACAATAGAAGAAAATATTCACACTTGTATGgaaaagatattgaaaaaaaatggacTCCAATGTTTGACATTAAAAggtcattttcttttaaatataagaCCTTCGAAAGAATTCAGTTTCCTCTTCGTCCAGCTGCCGGAAAAACAATTCATAAATCACAAGGAGATACATTACATGAAGTTGTTGTTAGTCTGAAATCAAAGCGCAAAGGGAAAATaccacatattcactatgtagCACTAAGCAGAGTAACATCTTTATCTGGATTACAGATATTAGATCTTAATCAAGGAGCAATAGCTGTAGCAGAATGTGTTAGACAAGAATTACACAGACTAAGGACAGATGCGACTCTACAGTTGTGCTTTAAGCCATTGTATAACTTATCAAGTAACTATTTTAAAGTAGTCTTCAATAACTCAAGGTCATTGCATGCTCATTTTGATGATCTCAAATCAGACCCTAACATCTTGGATGCTGATGTTATTGGTATTGCTGAATCAAGGCTTATTTCAACAGATGTAAATGAGGATTTTTATGTACCTGGTTTTGAACCACCAGTACGCCTAGACCAAAAGCAAACAAACTTAAATACAAGACCACCGCATGGATTGGTATTATATTATCGTACTGATTGTGTTCTTCACAATACATTCACTTACTCAACTCCAACTTTAGAGTTTATAATAGCAGACATAATATCATCCAGCAAAGGTCTTTTTCAGGTtatctttgtttacaaagcacCAAACTGCAAATTGCAACAACTGAAAGATATTTTCCTTGCACACCTTCTTCCTGATGTGTATTTAAGACATCCAAAAATTATCATAATGGGggactttaatattgatttaaacaTTGGAAACACttcttttttaaagttcatgAGAGATACATTCTGTTGTTCACAAATTGTGTCTAAAGCTACTACATCCTATGGCACATTGTTGGACTTAATTTTCCTAAATTTTGATAGTAAGATACACTTTGAATCAGATGTTCTTAATTGCTTTTGGTCAGATCATAAAGTAATATATGTGGCCATTGAAACACAATGA
- the LOC139519321 gene encoding uncharacterized protein, giving the protein MSKEMKQKKKIARQDEMYQKHESERDFQRKQEHRSNPENLETERLAKQISRRKNLDKDRSYNQSVKSTKRKNTDFTDHEKELKKNRIQGITLDACIRNFEQKINEGPTYICTSCHQTWFCDSVVNAKTLKMNTPANMSHCFTNFKSVQDIEWICHTCLYAIKNKKIPRFSIANKMGFPQKPKELNLYPLEERLLSLRIPFMQIRQLPRGGQLSVKGNVVNVPVEVQPTINSLPHTIEKSGTISVKLKKKLVFKKCDFSENVRPFAVICALHYLMRTSDLYKSSGIEINDGWITEIAKLNEEETQNQNNNTEQEDVDDQNDTDEVSDHFSEVDENETQVGNTDTLLDYIPDDNPPCDTNLIFAPGEGQRPISLYSDPDAEYLSFPTIFCGQRRPDNKERSVSVHYTDIVKWELRSMDRRVAQSVPNIFFKLKKIQLKNISDKVNLALRRCKTDGKTWTAKDVLNPNTVNDIVRLDEGYYIFRSLRNSPVYLEKRKKDLFAMIRQLGLPTWFGSLSSADTNWKDLLRILGKLNDGKEYTDSELKEMNWNQKSKLVQKDPVTCSRYFDYRVQQFINLVLKSDHDPIGKLTDYFYRVEFQQRGSPHIHILIWIENAPVYGSDSNEDVVAFIDKYVSCSLSENNTSLVNLQVHKHSKTCRKKGHPICRFGFPLPPMKETVLLEPLKENEDIEKYKAIFKEVQNEINSLHNSEDIDLMTYDMFLHDVLQMNNENYIKAIRSNLSGPKVFLKRKPSEVRVNGYIKTVLVAWQANHDLQFVIDAFACAVYIVSYISKSQKGMSALLDQAAKEARQGNLDLKHQVRHIGNYFSNSVETSAQEATYLTLQMPLTKATRQVVFINTSPRDKRTFLLKQSSALEKLGPDSTEIESDNDIKRYSRRPKQLENWCLADYVSQLELQYPKTESSDHETEQQENESESENEEENADVIQENNNKINITLKNGIRIYQRKTPKVIRYVKYNYKTDSENFYRERLMLFYPWRNELSDLQCEHETYEKMYLTVSRLLEKKAKQYEANEIDLEKAIEEAEHDCKENDQIAPATQQVEMEDAEIGPTESEQYVHFNPDRPTEHRLYDMSREVGIEARTVELTNHANRISESDYFALIRSLNKKQWEFFQHVVTWVKTKHEPFYTFLTGGAGCGKSVVVKAIFQALHRHLCSTEGEDPDDIRILLCAPTGKAAYNINGLTIHNAFQIQPNKGLEQSLMSSIHSEQNTETCL; this is encoded by the coding sequence atgtcaaaAGAAATGaagcagaaaaaaaaaatagcaagacAAGATGAAATGTATCAAAAACACGAGTCAGAACGAGACTTCCAAAGAAAACAAGAACATAGGTCAAATCCAGAAAATTTAGAGACTGAGCGTTTGGCAAAACAGATTTCTAGACGAAAAAACCTCGACAAAGATAGAAGTTATAATCAGTCAGTCAAAAGTACTAAAAGAAAAAACACTGATTTTACAGATcatgaaaaagaattaaaaaaaaacagaattcaaGGTATAACCCTTGATGCTTGTATAAgaaattttgaacaaaaaattAATGAAGGTCCCACATATATATGTACTTCATGTCATCAAACTTGGTTCTGTGATTCTGTAGTTAATGCAAAAACTTTGAAAATGAATACTCCTGCTAACATGTCTCAttgttttactaattttaaatctGTACAAGATATAGAATGGATATGCCACACTTGTCTTtatgcaattaaaaataaaaaaattcctaGATTTTCAATTGCCAATAAAATGGGATTTCCTCAAAAACCAAAAGAATTAAATTTGTATCCCTTAGAAGAGAGACTATTGTCATTAAGAATTCCTTTTATGCAGATTCGACAGTTGCCTAGAGGTGGACAGTTATCAGTAAAAGGCAATGTTGTAAATGTGCCTGTTGAAGTTCAACCTACAATAAACTCACTTCCACATACAATAGAGAAATCAGGCACAATATCAGTTAAACTGAAAAAGAAACTAGTATTTAAAAAGTGTGATTTTAGTGAAAATGTAAGACCATTTGCTGTTATTTGTGCATTACATTATTTGATGAGGACAAGTGACTTATACAAGTCTTCTGGAATAGAAATAAATGATGGTTGGATTACAGAAATAGCAAAACTTAATGAAGAAGAAactcaaaatcaaaacaataatacAGAACAAGAGGATGTTGACGATCAAAATGATACAGATGAGGTCTCAGATCACTTCAGTGAAGTAGATGAGAATGAAACACAAGTTGGAAATACAGATACACTGTTAGATTACATTCCAGATGACAATCCACCATGTGATACAAATTTAATTTTTGCTCCAGGTGAAGGCCAGCGACCAATAAGCCTCTACAGTGATCCTGATGCAGAGTACTTATCTTTTCCAACTATATTTTGTGGCCAAAGAAGGCCAGATAACAAAGAGAGGTCTGTTTCTGTTCACTATACTGATATTGTTAAATGGGAACTAAGGTCCATGGATAGGAGAGTAGCACAGTCTGtaccaaacatattttttaagttgaagaaaattcagttaaaaaatatAAGTGATAAGGTAAATCTTGCTCTCAGAAGGTGTAAAACAGATGGAAAAACATGGACAGCAAAAGATGTACTGAATCCCAATACTGTAAATGATATTGTAAGATTGGATGAAGGTTATTATATCTTTAGAAGTTTAAGAAATTCTCCAGTATACCTTGAAAAAAGGAAGAAAGATTTGTTTGCAATGATCAGGCAATTGGGTCTTCCAACATGGTTTGGCTCTCTTTCATCAGCAGACACTAACTGGAAAGATTTGTTACGAATTCTAGGCAAGTTAAATGATGGCAAAGAGTATACTGACAGTGAATTGAAAGAAATGAATTGGAATCAGAAATCAAAACTTGTTCAGAAAGACCCTGTGACATGCTCAAGATATTTCGATTATCGTGTCCAACAGTTTATTAACTTGGTTTTGAAAAGTGATCATGATCCTATTGGGAAATTGACAGATTATTTTTATAGGGTTGAATTTCAACAGAGAGGTTCACCACATATTCATATCTTGATTTGGATTGAAAATGCACCAGTATATGGAAGTGATTCAAATGAAGATGTAGTagcatttattgataaatatgtcTCCTGTTCACTTTCAGAAAATAATACTAGCTTAGTCAACTTGCAAGTTCATAAGCATTCAAAAACATGCAGAAAAAAAGGTCACCCAATTTGTCGTTTTGGTTTTCCCCTCCCACCTATGAAAGAAACAGTACTTTTAGAGCCTTTGAAAGAAAATGAAGACATAGAAAAGTACAAGGCTATATTTAAAGAAGTACAAAATGAAATTAATTCACTTCATAATTCTGAAGATATAGACCTAATGACATATGACATGTTTTTGCATGATGTTTTGcaaatgaataatgaaaattaCATAAAAGCCATTAGAAGCAACTTGAGTGGTCCAAAAGTTTTTCTCAAACGTAAACCATCTGAAGTCCGTGTTAATGGTTACATAAAAACTGTGTTGGTAGCTTGGCAAGCAAATCATGATTTACAGTTTGTTATAGATGCATTTGCATGTGCAGTGTATATTGTTTCATACATAAGCAAGTCACAAAAAGGTATGAGTGCATTACTAGACCAAGCAGCAAAAGAAGCAAGACAGGGAAATTTAGACTTGAAGCATCAAGTAAGGCACATTGGTAATTACTTTTCAAATTCTGTTGAAACAAGTGCACAAGAAGCAACATACTTAACACTACAGATGCCTTTAACAAAAGCTACAAGACAAGTTGTATTCATTAATACATCTCCACGAGACAAAAGAACTTTCCTGCTAAAGCAATCATCAGCCTTAGAAAAACTAGGCCCAGACTCTACTGAAATAGAATCAGACAATGATATTAAAAGATACTCGCGAAGACCAAAACAACTGGAGAACTGGTGTCTAGCGGACTATGTATCACAGCTTGAATTGCAGTATCCTAAAACAGAGTCCTCAGATCATGAAACAGAACAGCAGGAAAATGAATCTGAAAGTGAAAATGAAGAGGAAAATGCAGATGTTATAcaagaaaacaataacaaaatcaaCATAACCCTGAAGAATGGTATTAGAATATACCAAAGAAAAACACCCAAGGTGATAAGATATGTTAAGTACAATTACAAGACTGACTCTGAAAACTTCTACAGAGAACGCTTAATGTTATTTTATCCATGGAGAAATGAACTTTCAGATTTGCAATGTGAACATGAAACATATGAAAAGATGTACTTGACTGTGTCAAGactattagaaaaaaaagctAAGCAATATGAAGCAAATGAAATAGATCTAGAGAAAGCTATAGAAGAGGCAGAACATGATTGTAAGGAGAATGACCAAATAGCACCTGCCACCCAACAAGTAGAAATGGAAGATGCAGAAATAGGCCCAACAGAATCAGAACAATATGTTCATTTCAATCCAGATAGACCAACAGAACATAGACTGTATGATATGTCCCGTGAAGTTGGAATAGAAGCAAGAACAGTAGAATTGACAAATCATGCCAACAGAATAAGTGAGAGTGATTATTTTGCATTGATTAGATCCTTGAATAAGAAACAGTGGGAATTTTTCCAACATGTTGTCACATgggttaaaacaaaacatgaaccattttatacatttttgacagGTGGAGCAGGATGTGGGAAATCTGTTGTTGTCAAAGCAATTTTTCAAGCTTTACACAGACACTTATGTTCTACTGAAGGCGAGGACCCTGACGATATAAGAATTCTTCTTTGTGCTCCTACTGGAAAAGCAGCCTACAATATAAATGGTCTGACCATTCATAATGCGTTCCAGATTCAACCAAATAAAGGTCTTGAACAATCACTGATGTCCTCAATACACTCCGAACAAAATACAGAAACTTGTCTCTGA